A single genomic interval of Daucus carota subsp. sativus chromosome 1, DH1 v3.0, whole genome shotgun sequence harbors:
- the LOC135150608 gene encoding F-box protein At5g03100-like, which produces MTNKRRKNSNGASGSGTKNCDVVSNQRSVVDFISSLPDEILTTIFSMLSTKEALSLCNSSRRFKHLSTSIPNIELRVTIDGSFFTKLQSVSRFLENHDSVVEKFQLSNSTAGFISHVLEWLRLVVKDGIEEIDLKFDYSDLYPHIPASLLTAKTLKVLKLRRCVVDDLSSITGFKSLKSLLLEDMYISDDVIGLLCCHCESLQDLAIHQCIGFGEIKILNPRSKLETLILDHPYDNVDYFRLNISSLKTLLIRNRRMNFSFIGRPHIDDLVLCRGADLRIAEEESENMKVNIINRLGNVRFLQLDGWAFECLPANNSSANNSMKNLEVLALEFDVGLSNQTKLNNLISRAKCLKTLLISIKQKNTAEYHSIYTDGNFERVIKYYLDHAYGPIKPTVYFGKNTVPVSSSTLQNINIKDFSGTLYEVSYINYVLAHFRHLRVFEVTPVEEMEEEEILAYAELFSMFPRVSTDVYMLVGSEEVWKSGWVR; this is translated from the exons ATGACAAACAAACGAAGAAAGAATAGCAATGGTGCGAGTGGTTCTGGAACAAAAAATTGTGATGTAGTCAGCAACCAACGATCTGTTGTTGACTTCATCAGCTCTCTTCCGGATGAAATTTTGACTACAATATTTTCTATGTTGTCGACGAAAGAAGCTTTGTCCCTGTGTAATTCAAGCAGGAGATTTAAGCATCTGTCGACCTCAATACCAAATATTGAACTAAGAGTAACTATAGATGGCAGCTTTTTCACTAAATTACAATCTGTTTCGCGGTTCCTGGAAAACCATGATAGTGTGGTTGAAAAGTTTCAGCTGTCAAATAGCACTGCTGGATTCATTTCTCATGTATTAGAATGGCTCCGTTTGGTTGTTAAAGATGGTATTGAAGAGATTGACCTTAAGTTTGATTATTCGGACTTGTACCCCCATATCCCTGCATCTCTTTTGACTGCCAAAACTCTGAAAGTGCTGAAGTTAAGAAGGTGTGTAGTTGATGATCTCTCATCTATCACTGGCTTTAAATCGCTGAAATCGCTTCTTCTTGAAGACATGTACATTTCTGATGATGTGATTGGTCTACTTTGTTGCCATTGTGAATCACTTCAAGACCTGGCCATCCATCAATGCATAGGGTTCGGggagattaaaattttaaatccgAGGAGCAAGCTTGAAACATTAATACTCGATCATCCATATGATAACGTTGATTATTTCAGGTTGAATATATCAAGTTTAAAGACTCTTCTAATTAGAAATAGAAGAATGAACTTCTCTTTTATTGGTCGCCCGCATATTGATGACCTGGTGTTATGCCGAGGAGCAGATCTTAGAATCGCTGAGGAAGAATCGGAGAATATGAAGGTTAATATAATCAATAGACTTGGGAATGTAAGGTTTTTGCAGCTAGATGGATGGGCTTTTGag TGTTTGCCGGCAAATAACTCATCAGCGAATAACTCAATGAAAAACCTGGAGGTGTTGGCTTTGGAATTCGATGTCGGCCTATCTAATCAAACCAAGCTTAATAATCTGATCAGCCGTGCAAAGTGTCTGAAAACATTGCTCATATCG ATAAAACAAAAGAACACTGCAGAATATCATTCAATCTATACTGATGGCAATTTTGAGAgagtgattaaatattatttggacCATGCGTATGGGCCGATCAAGCCAACAGTTTACTTTGGAAAGAATACTGTCCCTGTCAGCAGCAGCACTCTCCAGAATATCAACATCAAAGATTTCTCAGGAACTCTATACGAAGTAAGTTATATTAACTATGTTCTGGCACACTTTCGGCACCTGAGGGTCTTTGAAGTCACTCCTGTTGAGGAAATGGAAGAAGAGGAAATCCTTGCCTATGCCGAGCTCTTCTCAATGTTTCCTAGGGTATCTACAGATGTATACATGCTGGTGGGGTCTGAAGAAGTCTGGAAGTCTGGTTGGGTACGGTAA
- the LOC135151130 gene encoding F-box/FBD/LRR-repeat protein At4g26340-like, producing the protein MITRKRKNKDGASSSGTINKSDDLFSSLPDNVFTVIFSFLTMREAFYACISCKKLKHLVTLIPYVEFNEKENDCFTDKEEFVQSVSRFLQNHGCLVKKFELAFDPLGKVYSRSVSDWLSSFAKKGIEEVDLMLGGTKNFKFPSSLLTAATLKVLKLRNFTVDETSITGFKNLKSLLLESMNVPDSVMGLITFHCESLQHLTLDNCSGFTEIKIVDPRSNIETLILINCCIDDFFWLNVVSLKKLVIRQRIMNFLVQGSPHVDNLILYRGAELPITWQESERVKEHIIESLGNVKSLQLGGWAFECLAGHWSTHQFTKLEEILLLDFNVCLKNTAALTKLISQAVGVNKLLISINQNSAGDHGIYTDRNFESVLANFSDDEYEKQPRIALSNNSSLGNSTIRVVKILGFTGTIYELCHIKFMLAHFRLLRLFKVTPIKDIDVDEDQSRAYAELISSYPRVSADVDILMGSEEFNLEN; encoded by the exons ATGATTACaagaaagagaaagaataaGGATGGTGCAAGTAGCAGTGGAACAATTAATAAGTCTGATGACCTTTTTAGCTCGCTTCCAGATAATGTTTTCACTGTCATCTTTTCGTTCCTGACTATGAGAGAAGCTTTCTATGCATGTATTTCATGTAAGAAACTAAAGCATTTGGTGACCCTAATACCATATGTTGAATTCAATGAGAAGGAAAATGATTGTTTCACTGATAAGGAAGAATTTGTGCAAAGTGTTTCAAGGTTCCTGCAAAATCATGGTTGTCTGGTTAAGAAATTTGAGCTAGCATTCGATCCTCTTGGAAAAGTATATAGTAGATCTGTTTCTGATTGGCTCTCTTCTTTTGCCAAAAAAGGTATTGAAGAGGTAGATCTAATGTTGGGCGGCACGAAAAACTTTAAATTTCCTTCATCTCTTTTAACTGCTGCAACTTTAAAAGTGTTGAAGTTGAGGAATTTTACTGTGGATGAAACATCTATTACTGGTTTCAAGAACCTGAAATCTCTTCTTCTTGAATCAATGAACGTCCCCGATAGTGTGATGGGCTTAATTACTTTCCATTGTGAGTCACTGCAGCACTTGACCCTGGACAATTGCTCAGGTTTTACTGAGATTAAAATTGTAGATCCCAGGAGCAATATTGAAACATTGATACTGATAAACTGCTGCATCGATGATTTCTTTTGGCTGAACGTTGTAAGTCTCAAAAAGCTAGTCATTCGACAGAGAATTATGAACTTCTTAGTTCAGGGTTCACCACATGTCGATAACCTTATCCTGTATCGAGGAGCAGAGCTTCCAATTACCTGGCAAGAATCTGAGAGAGTGAAGGAGCATATAATTGAGAGCCTTGGGAATGTAAAGTCTTTGCAACTAGGTGGCTGGGCTTTTGAG TGCCTTGCTGGACATTGGTCGACTCACCAGTTCACAAAGCTAGAGGAGATTCTGCTTCTTGATTTCAATGTCTGCCTAAAGAATACGGCTGCACTCACTAAACTGATCAGCCAAGCAGTTGGTGTAAACAAATTGCTTATATCG ATAAATCAAAACTCTGCTGGAGATCATGGAATTTATACTGATCGCAACTTTGAGAGTGTCCTTGCAAACTTTTCAGACGATGAATACGAGAAGCAGCCCAGAATTGCCTTAAGCAACAATAGCAGTCTCGGAAACAGCACAATCCGTGTTGTTAAAATCCTAGGTTTTACAGGAACAATTTACGAGTTATGTCATATTAAGTTTATGCTGGCACACTTTCGGCTCCTGAGGCTCTTTAAAGTGACTCCGATTAAGGATATAGATGTAGATGAAGACCAAAGCCGCGCCTATGCAGAGCTTATATCAAGCTATCCTAGGGTTTCTGCAGATGTGGACATTCTAATGGGATCTGAGGAGTTTAATTTGGAAAACTAA